The following is a genomic window from Gymnodinialimonas ceratoperidinii.
CGCCCGTTGGGGCGGCAGGATTGCCGAGTGGGGCGCGCAGTATCACAAGACGCTGCGCGAGCGGCCGGTGCGGGCGCAGACGAGGCCGGGTGAGATCGCCGCGCAACTGCCCGTCTCGCCGCCCGACGCGCCCGAGGCAATGGACGCCGTCATGGCGGATTTCGAGGCCATCGTCATGCCCGGCATGACCCATTGGCAGCACCCGCGCTTCTTCGCTTATTTCGCCGCCAACGCCGCGCCGCCGTCGATGCTGGCCGAGCAACTGGTCAACACGGTCGCGGCGCAATGCATGCTTTGGCAGACGTCTCCCGCCGCGACCGAGGTGGAGGGCGTGATGGTCGATTGGCTCCGCCAGGCCCTTAATCTTCCGCAAGATTATACCGGCGTCATTCAGGACAGCGCCTCCTCCGCGACGCTTTCGGCGGTGCTGACGATGCGCGAGCGGGCGACGGGCTATACCGGCAACCGCGAGGGCCTGTCGGGCAAGGGCGCGCTCAGGGTTTACTGCTCGGAGCATGTGCATTCCTCCATCGACCGCGCCGCCTGGGTCGCGGGGATCGGGCAGGACAACCTCGTGAAACTGCCCACCAAGGGGGAGCGTTTTGCGCTGGATGTCGTCGCGCTGGAAGACGCGATCGCGCGCGATATCACGGCGGGGCACACGCCCGCGGGCATCATCGCGATCACCGGCGGCACCGGCGTCGGGGCCTCGGATGATCTGGGCGCGGTGCTGGAGGTCGCCAAGGCCCATGATCTTTACACGCACCTCGATGCCGCCTGGGCCGGGTCGGCCATGATCTGCCCCGAGTTCCACGCCGATTTCTGGAACGGGGTCGCCGGCTACGACTCCATCGTCTTCAACCCGCACAAGTGGCTCGGCGCGCAATTCGATTGCTCGATCCAGTTCCTGCGCGACGCGCAGCCGCAGCTGAACACCCTCAAGATCGAGCCGGAGTACCTGCGGACCACGGGCGACGCGGTGACCAATTACAGCGAATGGACCATTCCACTCGGTCGCCGCTTCCGGGCGCTCAAGATCTGGTTCCTGATCCGCTGCTATGGCCTCGACGGCCTGCGCACCCGTATCCGCAACCACGTGCAATGGGCGGGGGAACTGTGTGACGCCCTCCGCGAGATCGAAGGGTTCGAGATCACGTCAGAGCCGATCCTGAGCCTGTTTTCCTTCCGCTGTCCGGGCAGCGATGCCGATCAGCAACGGCTCGTTGATGCGCTCAACGATGACGGACGCATCTACCTGACCCAAGGTGCGCTCAACGGGCGCAAGGTGATCCGCTTTCAGGTCGGCCAATTCGACTGCACGCGGGACGACGTCATGATGGCGCGCGACGTGATCGAAGAGATTTGGCGACAAATTAATGGACGTAAGGTAAAAAACTTCTAGGGAACCAAATCTGTATACAGGTGTTCTTCCCCTACGTAAGGGACGCTTGCTCGAATTAACGAGCAGGCGCGTAGCAGAACCTGGAGGCACCGTGAGCGACAGAAACGACCTCGCCGTCACGATTTATCAATCCGTACTCGATGGGTACGGCGACGCAATTAATCTTAATGAATTCAACCGTTATTTGCCCTTTTTCGAACTTCCCCATGTCTTTGAAACTTTTGAAGGCCGTGTGACGATCGAGACCGCAGAACAGCTGCGCCGCGTGTTCGACAGCTTGCAGACGAACATGTCCGTCAGCGGCGTACGCAACCTCGAGCGCACCTGCGCCATGGCGCAATTCGATGG
Proteins encoded in this region:
- a CDS encoding pyridoxal phosphate-dependent decarboxylase family protein, producing MDWDDFARWGGRIAEWGAQYHKTLRERPVRAQTRPGEIAAQLPVSPPDAPEAMDAVMADFEAIVMPGMTHWQHPRFFAYFAANAAPPSMLAEQLVNTVAAQCMLWQTSPAATEVEGVMVDWLRQALNLPQDYTGVIQDSASSATLSAVLTMRERATGYTGNREGLSGKGALRVYCSEHVHSSIDRAAWVAGIGQDNLVKLPTKGERFALDVVALEDAIARDITAGHTPAGIIAITGGTGVGASDDLGAVLEVAKAHDLYTHLDAAWAGSAMICPEFHADFWNGVAGYDSIVFNPHKWLGAQFDCSIQFLRDAQPQLNTLKIEPEYLRTTGDAVTNYSEWTIPLGRRFRALKIWFLIRCYGLDGLRTRIRNHVQWAGELCDALREIEGFEITSEPILSLFSFRCPGSDADQQRLVDALNDDGRIYLTQGALNGRKVIRFQVGQFDCTRDDVMMARDVIEEIWRQINGRKVKNF